A region of Anopheles merus strain MAF chromosome 2R, AmerM5.1, whole genome shotgun sequence DNA encodes the following proteins:
- the LOC121588288 gene encoding transcriptional activator cubitus interruptus-like isoform X2 — translation MPEKETFHEHMQVHPFHHPGHSLAAHHAHHHPQAGLAAHGLSAAAAAAAAAAAAAAAVTSNGAGPAGSGAYGPLQIPSAFVAFHTQLPAAAGLDQRAAHDGRYLWDPTAPPSTPSFHHAHHTAPHGLASNANFAELQFLSARRAAVAAAVASVEVAQGSGTVLSPHPPAPATVVPLTISPPATSGASLKGNGERSCSAGTIPIGNGNSPTAAGTGTSSPGLPTPNGTTGTTVGPSAGQTNIHSVPVPHPSDFHPAYRIPGYMEHLYSLQHASASLHGLGLTSEYINARNAIADLHPANSLASADFHFSIDAASRLNSPRPGSIRASVSRKRALSSSPYSDSFDISSMIRYSPNSLASLVNASRSSSTSGSYGHLSASALSPALGMHNAMPPHLQHLLRSSGFLHSLPGHHTPAASMFSLSHHPLHAGHSLTKPQQISDLSSKRQEQPTSSSQVTRVEADSASNAQQKKIRVKREAPQVYSHKPNTQEDCSDIITSNHLPSPTSTQGPTNGTISTTSTTKNGGLNLSPMQRDLNNGIQGAECNVANIGSAMDVSSNGNASGDGGLYGEDNSCRDGTRADTTDPKDEPGDFIETNCHWRECSLEFNTQDELVKHINNDHIHANKKSFVCRWEDCSRDEKPFKAQYMLVVHMRRHTGEKPHKCTFEGCCKAYSRLENLKTHLRSHTGEKPYTCEYPGCSKAFSNASDRAKHQNRTHSNEKPYVCKAPGCTKRYTDPSSLRKHVKTVHGAEFYANKKHKGNNYGGGSNGGDGPGEDGEGSNHMFDSSPHSEDKTTSMSSPSIKSESDANSPSHPPINSPMSLSALTAGLGEDYHDGNNMPLGSIVGIDDPVWPYVDEDLEVADLPYVLREMVDLGGPTGTAAISTRNNTRSRFRTRINNKGTLLSSSPLSNIPEINSQNTQNYGLGDLNKKITDLKMEPGVTPPPQPGSLPSATVGKSGQTDQMRPLLHPTSTSTTMMMMNAYLNPAAALNRRDSNNSTTSSSYYSMRSADISRRSSQTSQQSTNSTMRPSYYNSSSLYDPISPGSSRRSSSMSTTTTGGQSLPPPPSSHLISTHLQRFGANSQLIGSISSGGGPTNSNGSGARHSIPNNLTNNCMGFYGHQQNVTAQTDRRMSEPVASGSNIMAAPSMAGRLGSQYLNRRMGSVNNATIRGPQNSNITNATNCTVTSAVPSTSNNKPLMSTATSKLHPNQEVVLDEVEEGEMVENKLVIPDDMLQYLNQVADMAGETVSSNINNLTNQINSSASVLASPSGSSWTNPPHENGMRSINNHPIEPLESASNLAANFMQPRTTTTNILMSPQSQYSNDESSVISNIMSPQTPQPQMLSPMVPDNAVVLSTNNFTVPPSSNVPQQLQSQLSISHTPHTPPVQCQTLHNEIQNFGNDNNNFHVINGANCYIPQHQQQHQQQQQQQQQQQQQQQQQQQQQQQQQQQQQQQQQQQQQQQQQQQQQQQQQQQQQQQQQQQQQQQQQQQQQQQQQQQQQQQPQPQPQPQPQPQQQQQQQPQPQPQPQPQPQPQPQQQQQQQQQQQQQQQQQQQQQQQQQQQQQQQPQQQQHQHMHPLQQPQQHQQKQTSLGRNRPIACSNLIGYYHRTDQSAHHCCLAMMMQGSLHINQPTNGAPNQPNSSGQIQSQSQMNQYKNPFSLNLASFNTDDSSVQNTVVGDPTSNIEIQCGDISQSQMSPAIVAMAPSRNNPSLTIENQQQVLDIDTAPQIRQQPMESSLQTPPLPSTPTGFGQSTAGPQPAPLPMSLTADNGISIGQTDQGSAMGSDTYQRTLEYVQNCQNWNESADLVSSSTHPSSNLVINDMSTSLSSYFEEDRYLQMIQ, via the exons CTTGGCAAGTAATGCAAATTTTGCAGAACTACAGTTTTTAAGCGCACGTCGTGCGGCCGTCGCTGCGGCCGTGGCTAGCGTCGAAGTTGCACAAGGTAGCGGAACAGTATTATCTCCACATCCGCCTGCCCCAGCAACTGTAGTTCCGTTAACCATTTCGCCTCCGGCTACTTCTGGTGCTTCATTAAAAGGAAATGGTGAGAGATCTTGCAGTGCCGGTACAATTCCAATCGGCAACGGAAATTCACCGACAGCAGCAGGTACAGGCACATCCAGTCCAGGACTACCTACGCCAAACGGCACCACTGGAACGACCGTGGGTCCTTCTGCTGGACAGACCAACATCCACTCCGTACCAGTACCACATCCAAGCGATTTTCATCCTGCCTATAGAATACCTGGCTACATGGAACACCTGTACTCGTTGCAACACGCTTCGGCGTCTCTACACG GTCTTGGATTGACATCGGAGTACATCAATGCTAGGAACGCAATCGCCGATCTACATCCAGCCAACTCCCTAGCCAGTGCGGATTTTCATTTCAGCATCGATGCAGCTAGTCGACTCAACAGTCCTCGCCCGGGCAGCATACGAGCTAGTGTTAGCCGGAAGCGAGCCCTTTCGTCATCGCCATACTCGGATTCATTCGACATTAGTTCTATGATACGATACTCTCCAAACTCTTTAGCATCTCTGGTGAACGCCTCTCGAAGCAGTAGTACAAGTGGTTCCTATGGTCATCTATCGGCCAGTGCGCTCAGTCCAGCACTTGGTATGCACAACGCAATGCCACCACACCTTCAACATCTCCTACGGAGTAGTGGATTTCTTCATTCACTCCCTGGTCACCATACGCCAGCAGCTAGTATGTTTTCATTATCTCACCATCCTCTTCATGCAGGACATTCGTTGACCAAACCACAG CAAATTTCCGACCTGTCAAGTAAAAGACAGGAGCAACCAACATCTAGCTCACAAGTTACACGTGTCGAAGCTGATAGTGCTAGTAACGcccaacaaaagaaaatccgTGTTAAACGTGAAGCTCCACAAGTATATTCACATAAACCAAATACACAAGAAGATTGTTCGGACATAATTACATCAAACCATCTTCCAAGCCCTACATCGACACAAGGACCAACCAACGGAACTATTTCGACAACCTCTACTACTAAAAATGGGGGACTTAATCTAAGCCCTATGCAACGCGATTTGAATAACGGAATCCAGGGAGCAGAGTGCAATGTCGCCAACATTGGCAGTGCAATGGACGTTAGTTCTAATGGCAATGCAAGTGGCGATGGTGGACTTTATGGAGAGGACAATAGTTGTCGTGATGGTACTCGAGCGGATACCACTGACCCAAAAGATGAACCAGGCGATTTCATAGAGACGAATTGCCATTGGCGTGAGTGTTCTTTGGAGTTCAATACACAAGACGAGCTAGTTAAGCATATTAACAACGATCATATtcacgcaaacaaaaaatcattcgTATGTCGCTGGGAAGATTGTTCGCGTGATGAAAAACCGTTTAAAGCACAATACATGCTTGTCGTACATATGCGTCGCCATACGGGAGAAAAACCACACAAGTGTACG TTTGAAGGGTGCTGCAAAGCGTATTCAAGACTGGAAAATCTTAAGACTCACCTTCGCTCACATACTGGTGAAAAGCCATACACCTGCGAATATCCCGGATGCAGCAAAGCATTCAGCAACGCATCTGATCGTGCGAAACATCAAAATCGAACGCACAGTAATGAG AAACCATATGTGTGCAAAGCCCCTGGATGCACCAAAAGATACACGGATCCCAGTTCGTTGCGTAAACATGTAAAAACTGTCCATGGCGCTGAATTttatgcaaacaaaaagcacAAAGGAAACAATTACGGTGGTGGTAGCAATGGTGGCGATGGTCCAGGGGAGGATGGTGAAGGATCTAACCACATGTTCGACAGTAGTCCGCACAGCGAAGACAAAACAACGAGCATGAGCAGTCCCAGCATCAAGTCAGAATCGGATGCAAATTCTCCCAGTCATCCACCAATTAACAGTCCGATGTCACTATCGGCACTTACTGCCGGACTCGGTGAAGACTATCACGACGGGAATAATATGCCACTGGGTAGTATCGTTGGAATAGATGATCCCGTTTGGCCGTATGTCGATGAAGATCTAGAAGTGGCTGATCTGCCGTATGTACTCCGTGAAATGGTTGATCTTGGAGGCCCTACAGGAACAGCGGCAATATCGACTCGTAATAATACAAGGAGTCGATTTAGAACCCGAATCAACAACAAAGGTACTTTGCTGAGCAGCAGTCCATTGTCAAACATTCCGGAAATTAACAGTCAAAACACGCAAAATTACGGACTAGGAGACCTGAACAAAAAGATAACTGATCTCAAGATGGAACCAGGTGTGACGCCTCCTCCACAGCCCGGGTCACTTCCTTCAGCAACAGTTGGCAAGAGCGGACAGACCGATCAAATGCGTCCACTCTTGCATCCAACATCCACATCTACgaccatgatgatgatgaatgcATATCTAAATCCCGCTGCGGCGTTGAACAGGCGGGATAGCAATAACAGTACAACGAGTAGCTCATATTACAGCATGCGGTCGGCCGACATTAGCCGTCGCAGTAGCCAAACATCCCAGCAAAGCACTAATTCTACTATGCGGCCAAGCTACTATAATTCCTCTTCATTATATGATCCTATCTCACCTGGTAGTTCGCGTCGTTCAAGTTCCATGTCAACTACTACAACTGGGGGGCAAAGTTTACCTCCTCCACCTTCTTCTCATCTAATTTCAACACACCTGCAGCGGTTTGGTGCTAACAGTCAGTTGATTGGATCGATAAGTTCTGGAGGAGGACCAACTAATAGCAATGGCAGTGGAGCCCGACATTCGATACCGAACAATTTGACTAATAATTGTATGGGATTTTATGGTCATCAGCAAAACGTTACAGCTCAAACCGATCGGCGTATGTCAGAGCCTGTTGCTAGTGGATCGAACATAATGGCTGCGCCATCAATGGCTGGTCGATTAGGGTCTCAGTATTTAAACCGTCGGATGGGTTCTGTGAATAATGCAACAATTCGAGGCCCACAAAACTCAAACATCACTAATGCAACGAATTGTACGGTAACGTCTGCAGTACCATCAACATCAAATAACAAGCCTCTGATGTCTACAGCTACAAGTAAATTGCATCCTAATCAGGAAGTAGTGTTGGACGAAGTAGAGGAAGGAGAAATGGTAGAAAATAAGCTTGTTATACCAGATGACATGTTGCAGTATCTCAACCAAGTTGCCGATATGGCTGGAGAAACTGTATCATCAAATATAAATAATCTAACCAACCAAATTAATTCGTCAGCTAGCGTGCTTGCTAGTCCTAGTGGAAGCTCTTGGACAAATCCTCCGCATGAAAATGGAATGCGGAGTATTAACAACCATCCAATAGAACCATTAGAATCTGCCTCTAACTTGGCTGCAAACTTTATGCAACCACGAACTACAACAACGAACATTCTAATGAGTCCACAATCCCAGTACAGTAACGATGAGTCCAGTGTCATTAGCAACATAATGTCACCACAAACTCCTCAACCCCAAATGCTGTCGCCGATGGTGCCTGATAATGCAGTAGTACTATCCACAAATAATTTCACGGTACCACCTTCGTCTAATGTGCCACAGCAACTACAATCACAGCTGAGCATATCACACACTCCACATACACCACCAGTACAATGTCAAACCTTGCACAATGAAATCCAGAATTTCGGAAATGATAATAACAACTTCCATGTGATTAACGGAGCTAATTGTTACATCCCacaacatcagcaacaacatcagcaacagcaacagcaacagcaacagcaacagcaacagcaacagcaacagcaacagcaacagcaacagcaacagcaacagcaacagcaacagcaacagcaacagcaacagcaacagcaacagcaacagcaacagcaacagcaacagcaacagcaacagcaacagcaacagcaacagcaacagcaacagcaacagcaacagcaacagcaacagcaacagcaacagcaacagcaacagccacagccacagccacagccacagccacagccacagcaacagcaacagcaacagccacagccacagccacagccacagccacagccacagccacagccacagcaacagcaacagcaacagcaacagcaacagcaacagcaacagcaacagcaacagcaacagcaacagcaacagcaacagcaacagcaacaacctcagcagcaacagcatcagcatATGCATCCCCTACAACAGCCccagcaacatcaacaaaaacaaacttcgCTTGGGCGAAATCGTCCAATTGCATGTTCTAATTTGATAGGATATTATCACCGAACAGATCAAAGTGCACATCATTGTTGCTTGGCTATGATGATGCAAGGATCGCTTCACATTAATCAACCAACCAATGGTGCACCTAACCAACCGAATAGCAGTGGTCAGATTCAATCGCAATCGCAAATGAATCAATATAAGAATCCTTTCAGTCTTAACCTCGCCAGTTTCAATACGGATGACAGCTCCGTTCAAAATACTGTAGTTGGTGATCCAACTTCGAACATTGAGATACAATGTGGGGACATCAGTCAGTCCCAGATGTCGCCCGCGATCGTAGCGATGGCACCGTCAAGGAATAATCCTTCATTGACCATTGAAAATCAGCAACAAGTCTTAGATATAGACACAGCACCTCAAATACGCCAGCAGCCAATGGAAAGTAGCCTTCAAACACCTCCATTGCCATCTACACCGACTGGTTTTGGACAATCAACCGCAGGTCCTCAGCCAGCACCATTACCGATGTCTCTTACCGCCGATAACGGAATATCGATCGGACAAACTGATCAAGGAAGTGCCATGGGTTCAGATACATATCAAAGAACCCTAGAATATGTTCAAAATTGTCAAAATTGGAATGAATCGGCGGACTTGGTCAGCAGTAGTACTCATCCTTCGTCAAATCTTGTCATCAACGATATGAGTACATCGTTGAGCTCCTATTTTGAGGAAGATCGGTATCTACAAATGATTCAATAG
- the LOC121588288 gene encoding transcriptional activator cubitus interruptus-like isoform X1 yields MPEKETFHEHMQVHPFHHPGHSLAAHHAHHHPQAGLAAHGLSAAAAAAAAAAAAAAAVTSNGAGPAGSGAYGPLQIPSAFVAFHTQLPAAAGLDQRAAHDGRYLWDPTAPPSTPSFHHAHHTAPHGLASNANFAELQFLSARRAAVAAAVASVEVAQGSGTVLSPHPPAPATVVPLTISPPATSGASLKGNGERSCSAGTIPIGNGNSPTAAGTGTSSPGLPTPNGTTGTTVGPSAGQTNIHSVPVPHPSDFHPAYRIPGYMEHLYSLQHASASLHGLGLTSEYINARNAIADLHPANSLASADFHFSIDAASRLNSPRPGSIRASVSRKRALSSSPYSDSFDISSMIRYSPNSLASLVNASRSSSTSGSYGHLSASALSPALGMHNAMPPHLQHLLRSSGFLHSLPGHHTPAASMFSLSHHPLHAGHSLTKPQFCRYPLQQISDLSSKRQEQPTSSSQVTRVEADSASNAQQKKIRVKREAPQVYSHKPNTQEDCSDIITSNHLPSPTSTQGPTNGTISTTSTTKNGGLNLSPMQRDLNNGIQGAECNVANIGSAMDVSSNGNASGDGGLYGEDNSCRDGTRADTTDPKDEPGDFIETNCHWRECSLEFNTQDELVKHINNDHIHANKKSFVCRWEDCSRDEKPFKAQYMLVVHMRRHTGEKPHKCTFEGCCKAYSRLENLKTHLRSHTGEKPYTCEYPGCSKAFSNASDRAKHQNRTHSNEKPYVCKAPGCTKRYTDPSSLRKHVKTVHGAEFYANKKHKGNNYGGGSNGGDGPGEDGEGSNHMFDSSPHSEDKTTSMSSPSIKSESDANSPSHPPINSPMSLSALTAGLGEDYHDGNNMPLGSIVGIDDPVWPYVDEDLEVADLPYVLREMVDLGGPTGTAAISTRNNTRSRFRTRINNKGTLLSSSPLSNIPEINSQNTQNYGLGDLNKKITDLKMEPGVTPPPQPGSLPSATVGKSGQTDQMRPLLHPTSTSTTMMMMNAYLNPAAALNRRDSNNSTTSSSYYSMRSADISRRSSQTSQQSTNSTMRPSYYNSSSLYDPISPGSSRRSSSMSTTTTGGQSLPPPPSSHLISTHLQRFGANSQLIGSISSGGGPTNSNGSGARHSIPNNLTNNCMGFYGHQQNVTAQTDRRMSEPVASGSNIMAAPSMAGRLGSQYLNRRMGSVNNATIRGPQNSNITNATNCTVTSAVPSTSNNKPLMSTATSKLHPNQEVVLDEVEEGEMVENKLVIPDDMLQYLNQVADMAGETVSSNINNLTNQINSSASVLASPSGSSWTNPPHENGMRSINNHPIEPLESASNLAANFMQPRTTTTNILMSPQSQYSNDESSVISNIMSPQTPQPQMLSPMVPDNAVVLSTNNFTVPPSSNVPQQLQSQLSISHTPHTPPVQCQTLHNEIQNFGNDNNNFHVINGANCYIPQHQQQHQQQQQQQQQQQQQQQQQQQQQQQQQQQQQQQQQQQQQQQQQQQQQQQQQQQQQQQQQQQQQQQQQQQQQQQQQQQQQQQPQPQPQPQPQPQQQQQQQPQPQPQPQPQPQPQPQQQQQQQQQQQQQQQQQQQQQQQQQQQQQQQPQQQQHQHMHPLQQPQQHQQKQTSLGRNRPIACSNLIGYYHRTDQSAHHCCLAMMMQGSLHINQPTNGAPNQPNSSGQIQSQSQMNQYKNPFSLNLASFNTDDSSVQNTVVGDPTSNIEIQCGDISQSQMSPAIVAMAPSRNNPSLTIENQQQVLDIDTAPQIRQQPMESSLQTPPLPSTPTGFGQSTAGPQPAPLPMSLTADNGISIGQTDQGSAMGSDTYQRTLEYVQNCQNWNESADLVSSSTHPSSNLVINDMSTSLSSYFEEDRYLQMIQ; encoded by the exons CTTGGCAAGTAATGCAAATTTTGCAGAACTACAGTTTTTAAGCGCACGTCGTGCGGCCGTCGCTGCGGCCGTGGCTAGCGTCGAAGTTGCACAAGGTAGCGGAACAGTATTATCTCCACATCCGCCTGCCCCAGCAACTGTAGTTCCGTTAACCATTTCGCCTCCGGCTACTTCTGGTGCTTCATTAAAAGGAAATGGTGAGAGATCTTGCAGTGCCGGTACAATTCCAATCGGCAACGGAAATTCACCGACAGCAGCAGGTACAGGCACATCCAGTCCAGGACTACCTACGCCAAACGGCACCACTGGAACGACCGTGGGTCCTTCTGCTGGACAGACCAACATCCACTCCGTACCAGTACCACATCCAAGCGATTTTCATCCTGCCTATAGAATACCTGGCTACATGGAACACCTGTACTCGTTGCAACACGCTTCGGCGTCTCTACACG GTCTTGGATTGACATCGGAGTACATCAATGCTAGGAACGCAATCGCCGATCTACATCCAGCCAACTCCCTAGCCAGTGCGGATTTTCATTTCAGCATCGATGCAGCTAGTCGACTCAACAGTCCTCGCCCGGGCAGCATACGAGCTAGTGTTAGCCGGAAGCGAGCCCTTTCGTCATCGCCATACTCGGATTCATTCGACATTAGTTCTATGATACGATACTCTCCAAACTCTTTAGCATCTCTGGTGAACGCCTCTCGAAGCAGTAGTACAAGTGGTTCCTATGGTCATCTATCGGCCAGTGCGCTCAGTCCAGCACTTGGTATGCACAACGCAATGCCACCACACCTTCAACATCTCCTACGGAGTAGTGGATTTCTTCATTCACTCCCTGGTCACCATACGCCAGCAGCTAGTATGTTTTCATTATCTCACCATCCTCTTCATGCAGGACATTCGTTGACCAAACCACAG TTTTGTCGTTATCCTTTGCAGCAAATTTCCGACCTGTCAAGTAAAAGACAGGAGCAACCAACATCTAGCTCACAAGTTACACGTGTCGAAGCTGATAGTGCTAGTAACGcccaacaaaagaaaatccgTGTTAAACGTGAAGCTCCACAAGTATATTCACATAAACCAAATACACAAGAAGATTGTTCGGACATAATTACATCAAACCATCTTCCAAGCCCTACATCGACACAAGGACCAACCAACGGAACTATTTCGACAACCTCTACTACTAAAAATGGGGGACTTAATCTAAGCCCTATGCAACGCGATTTGAATAACGGAATCCAGGGAGCAGAGTGCAATGTCGCCAACATTGGCAGTGCAATGGACGTTAGTTCTAATGGCAATGCAAGTGGCGATGGTGGACTTTATGGAGAGGACAATAGTTGTCGTGATGGTACTCGAGCGGATACCACTGACCCAAAAGATGAACCAGGCGATTTCATAGAGACGAATTGCCATTGGCGTGAGTGTTCTTTGGAGTTCAATACACAAGACGAGCTAGTTAAGCATATTAACAACGATCATATtcacgcaaacaaaaaatcattcgTATGTCGCTGGGAAGATTGTTCGCGTGATGAAAAACCGTTTAAAGCACAATACATGCTTGTCGTACATATGCGTCGCCATACGGGAGAAAAACCACACAAGTGTACG TTTGAAGGGTGCTGCAAAGCGTATTCAAGACTGGAAAATCTTAAGACTCACCTTCGCTCACATACTGGTGAAAAGCCATACACCTGCGAATATCCCGGATGCAGCAAAGCATTCAGCAACGCATCTGATCGTGCGAAACATCAAAATCGAACGCACAGTAATGAG AAACCATATGTGTGCAAAGCCCCTGGATGCACCAAAAGATACACGGATCCCAGTTCGTTGCGTAAACATGTAAAAACTGTCCATGGCGCTGAATTttatgcaaacaaaaagcacAAAGGAAACAATTACGGTGGTGGTAGCAATGGTGGCGATGGTCCAGGGGAGGATGGTGAAGGATCTAACCACATGTTCGACAGTAGTCCGCACAGCGAAGACAAAACAACGAGCATGAGCAGTCCCAGCATCAAGTCAGAATCGGATGCAAATTCTCCCAGTCATCCACCAATTAACAGTCCGATGTCACTATCGGCACTTACTGCCGGACTCGGTGAAGACTATCACGACGGGAATAATATGCCACTGGGTAGTATCGTTGGAATAGATGATCCCGTTTGGCCGTATGTCGATGAAGATCTAGAAGTGGCTGATCTGCCGTATGTACTCCGTGAAATGGTTGATCTTGGAGGCCCTACAGGAACAGCGGCAATATCGACTCGTAATAATACAAGGAGTCGATTTAGAACCCGAATCAACAACAAAGGTACTTTGCTGAGCAGCAGTCCATTGTCAAACATTCCGGAAATTAACAGTCAAAACACGCAAAATTACGGACTAGGAGACCTGAACAAAAAGATAACTGATCTCAAGATGGAACCAGGTGTGACGCCTCCTCCACAGCCCGGGTCACTTCCTTCAGCAACAGTTGGCAAGAGCGGACAGACCGATCAAATGCGTCCACTCTTGCATCCAACATCCACATCTACgaccatgatgatgatgaatgcATATCTAAATCCCGCTGCGGCGTTGAACAGGCGGGATAGCAATAACAGTACAACGAGTAGCTCATATTACAGCATGCGGTCGGCCGACATTAGCCGTCGCAGTAGCCAAACATCCCAGCAAAGCACTAATTCTACTATGCGGCCAAGCTACTATAATTCCTCTTCATTATATGATCCTATCTCACCTGGTAGTTCGCGTCGTTCAAGTTCCATGTCAACTACTACAACTGGGGGGCAAAGTTTACCTCCTCCACCTTCTTCTCATCTAATTTCAACACACCTGCAGCGGTTTGGTGCTAACAGTCAGTTGATTGGATCGATAAGTTCTGGAGGAGGACCAACTAATAGCAATGGCAGTGGAGCCCGACATTCGATACCGAACAATTTGACTAATAATTGTATGGGATTTTATGGTCATCAGCAAAACGTTACAGCTCAAACCGATCGGCGTATGTCAGAGCCTGTTGCTAGTGGATCGAACATAATGGCTGCGCCATCAATGGCTGGTCGATTAGGGTCTCAGTATTTAAACCGTCGGATGGGTTCTGTGAATAATGCAACAATTCGAGGCCCACAAAACTCAAACATCACTAATGCAACGAATTGTACGGTAACGTCTGCAGTACCATCAACATCAAATAACAAGCCTCTGATGTCTACAGCTACAAGTAAATTGCATCCTAATCAGGAAGTAGTGTTGGACGAAGTAGAGGAAGGAGAAATGGTAGAAAATAAGCTTGTTATACCAGATGACATGTTGCAGTATCTCAACCAAGTTGCCGATATGGCTGGAGAAACTGTATCATCAAATATAAATAATCTAACCAACCAAATTAATTCGTCAGCTAGCGTGCTTGCTAGTCCTAGTGGAAGCTCTTGGACAAATCCTCCGCATGAAAATGGAATGCGGAGTATTAACAACCATCCAATAGAACCATTAGAATCTGCCTCTAACTTGGCTGCAAACTTTATGCAACCACGAACTACAACAACGAACATTCTAATGAGTCCACAATCCCAGTACAGTAACGATGAGTCCAGTGTCATTAGCAACATAATGTCACCACAAACTCCTCAACCCCAAATGCTGTCGCCGATGGTGCCTGATAATGCAGTAGTACTATCCACAAATAATTTCACGGTACCACCTTCGTCTAATGTGCCACAGCAACTACAATCACAGCTGAGCATATCACACACTCCACATACACCACCAGTACAATGTCAAACCTTGCACAATGAAATCCAGAATTTCGGAAATGATAATAACAACTTCCATGTGATTAACGGAGCTAATTGTTACATCCCacaacatcagcaacaacatcagcaacagcaacagcaacagcaacagcaacagcaacagcaacagcaacagcaacagcaacagcaacagcaacagcaacagcaacagcaacagcaacagcaacagcaacagcaacagcaacagcaacagcaacagcaacagcaacagcaacagcaacagcaacagcaacagcaacagcaacagcaacagcaacagcaacagcaacagcaacagcaacagcaacagcaacagcaacagccacagccacagccacagccacagccacagccacagcaacagcaacagcaacagccacagccacagccacagccacagccacagccacagccacagccacagcaacagcaacagcaacagcaacagcaacagcaacagcaacagcaacagcaacagcaacagcaacagcaacagcaacagcaacagcaacaacctcagcagcaacagcatcagcatATGCATCCCCTACAACAGCCccagcaacatcaacaaaaacaaacttcgCTTGGGCGAAATCGTCCAATTGCATGTTCTAATTTGATAGGATATTATCACCGAACAGATCAAAGTGCACATCATTGTTGCTTGGCTATGATGATGCAAGGATCGCTTCACATTAATCAACCAACCAATGGTGCACCTAACCAACCGAATAGCAGTGGTCAGATTCAATCGCAATCGCAAATGAATCAATATAAGAATCCTTTCAGTCTTAACCTCGCCAGTTTCAATACGGATGACAGCTCCGTTCAAAATACTGTAGTTGGTGATCCAACTTCGAACATTGAGATACAATGTGGGGACATCAGTCAGTCCCAGATGTCGCCCGCGATCGTAGCGATGGCACCGTCAAGGAATAATCCTTCATTGACCATTGAAAATCAGCAACAAGTCTTAGATATAGACACAGCACCTCAAATACGCCAGCAGCCAATGGAAAGTAGCCTTCAAACACCTCCATTGCCATCTACACCGACTGGTTTTGGACAATCAACCGCAGGTCCTCAGCCAGCACCATTACCGATGTCTCTTACCGCCGATAACGGAATATCGATCGGACAAACTGATCAAGGAAGTGCCATGGGTTCAGATACATATCAAAGAACCCTAGAATATGTTCAAAATTGTCAAAATTGGAATGAATCGGCGGACTTGGTCAGCAGTAGTACTCATCCTTCGTCAAATCTTGTCATCAACGATATGAGTACATCGTTGAGCTCCTATTTTGAGGAAGATCGGTATCTACAAATGATTCAATAG